The sequence CCGCAATATCCAGCTTCAGTCCCGGGGTTAAATAATGCATGGGGATCGTAATATTGGCATGGATCCTGTCCATGATATTAAGCGCGCCCTTGGCGTCTACCGTATACGTTCCGCCTATCGGAATCATCAGGATGTCTATCTTGCCCACCGTTTCAAAAAAGCTGTCCGGCGGCATTGCCCCGACATCGCCCATATGCAAAAGCCGCATACCGTCCGCCTCGATAAGAAACGCCAGCGTTTTGCCGCGCAGCTTGCCTTCCTGCTCGTCATGGAAAAGGTCGATCCCTTTTATTTTGATACCGCAGGCAATATAATCCCCCGCTTCTTTTATCAGCGTATAGCCGTGCTTTAAGCCGTCGACATATTCATGATTATAATGGTCGAAATGATCGTGCGTAATGAGCAAAATATCCGAAGTCTTCTCCGGCACTTTCAGCCCGATCGTATTATCATACGGGTCGATCATAATCGTTTTCCCGTCCTTGGTTGTGATATAAAAACAAGAATGCCCAATCCATTCAATCAACATAGCGTTATCCTCCTCAAAAATCCTAAACTTTTTTCAAAAGCATATATCTTTATGCTTTGGGTATCGATTTATAATTGATATTCAGTTTATTGACAGCCTGCTGATCCCCCACGCGGATCACGTATTCAAGGTCAATATTCCCTTTCTCGCAAGAAAGCTCGCTGAGCACCTGCGTCGGAAGCACGGACATTTCCATCATGCCGAAAGGCGTCTCGTAGGCAGCCGCGAATACGCGGCTTTTTAAGAACACAAATTCTGTTTCCACAAGCCCCGTACGCTTTAGCTGTACGCGGTCTCCGTCGATCGTCAGGCTGGTTTTCGTGTTTTCCATGCCTGAAAGTTCGCTTTCATCGTATTCTATGATATATTTCCCGTCCTCACACGTCAGCATACCTTCGGTGTAAAGCTCCATCTCATGGTTATCGTTTTCATCTGCCTGATACCCACGGACATTCAAAAGAATGTTACTTCGAATCATTATCAAAGGCTCCTCTTTGCATACCCACTGGTATGTCCGTCGTTTTTACAAAACACTTTCCACATTACATTGTACTTAATAAATTATTATACCACAGAATCGTTCCATACAAAAAGTTTTTGCATAAAAAAATCGCAAAAAATGTTGTATAGCCCCATTTGCTGTGTTAAAATACAAACAGAAAATGACCCGCCAATTAAAACTTGCCTTCGAAAATGATTTGGGGGAATTTTTTAACAAGGTCTATTTTCCCAAAATTTTTTCAGGAGGATGCCCATTATGGCAGACAAAACATTGATCTGTAAAGATTGTGGAGCGGAATTTGTATTCACAGAAGGCGAGCAGGAATTTTTTAAGGAAAAGGGATTTGACAATGAACCGGTCCGTTGCCCAGCTTGCCGGAAAGCAAGAAAGCAGCAGAGAAATAATTTCAGAAGAGATTACGAAGATTAACCGAACGAAAAAGCCGCCTTACAGGCGGCTTTTTTATTGCGCAATACCTATTTGCCTGTCCGTTTATCAGCAGTCCAAAAGCGTATCCGGATTCGCGCGCGTCACGTTGTTAAGCCACTTGCCGCTCTTTAAGCGCCACAGACATATGAACACTTTGACCACCTCGTCAAACCGCAGGAACAAGAACACGACCGGAATAGACAGATGCCACACAAAACCGCCGAGCGCCCCCAGCGGCAGAGCCAGCGCCCACATGGTGATGATGTCAAGAACCATACAAAACATGGTGTCTCCACCGCCGCGAAACACTCCCACGACGCAGGAGAGGCCGATGGCCTGCATGATGACGATAAACGCCGCCACATACATCGTCGCATCGAGCGCGGCGTATGTTTCCGGCGTTAATGTATAGAACCCCATAAACACATTTTTCAGAAGCAGCAGGGCCGCCGCCGAGATTCCGGCAATCACTATGTTTGCCCACACGAGGACATTGGCAGATTTGCGGGCGGTATCGTATTGCTGCTCCCCGATGTATTTGCCCACGATCACAAGAGTCGCGGACGCGGAGCCATAGACGAAAATCGTCATAATACGCATGACCGTTGAGATGATGCCCACCGTGGTTACGGCGGTAACGCCCATATGTCCGAGCACCGAGGTCTGCACGGACATCCCGATGGACCACGCCATCTCATTGATGAAAACCGGCAGGGCATAACGCAGGTAATCTTTCCACAGCGCCTTATCGTTTTGCACCAGGCACTTGAGCGACAGCTTTACGCGCGTTTCTTTCCTGGCGTAGATAAGCACAATGACAAGCTCGCTGAGGCGCGCCATCACCGTACCCATCGCCGCACCCGCGACGCCCATTGCCGGCGCGCCGAACTTTCCGAAAATAAAGACATAATTGAAGAATACATTGACAACGAACGAAATGCTATAGGTAACGACGGCGATTTTTACCCGCTCCACGCTGCGCACGCACGTAAGATAGGTATTGGTAAAGGCATACGGCAGGTAGGAAAGACCGACCAGCGGTAAATACTGGGCGCCGTACTCGATGACCTGTTGTTCGTTTGTATACATCGCCATGACCTGATAAGGAGCCGCCATCACGCTGATTGTCGCCACCACGCCCGCAATCAGGGAAAGACGCAGTACGATACCGAATACTTTCGCGATGGTACGCGTATCCTTTTCCCCCCAATATTGGGAGATGAGTACGCTGGCGCCCGTCGCAAGGCCGTAAATGCAAATCATCAGCAGGAAAAAAGTCTGGTTGGCGATCGTAACAGCCGAAAGCTGAACCTCGCCTAACGAACCGACCATGATGGAGTCCATCAGTGCAACCGAATAGGTGAGCAGGTTTTGCAGCCCTACGGGAATGGCGAGCGACAAAAACCATCGAAGCAACGATTTATTTGCTTTCAGTTTGTTCAGCTTGATTCTCTCCATCAAAAGTCCCTCCCCCACCGTTTGAAAAATAAAAACTGCCGCAGTGTTACGCGCCTATGCGGCAGTTAAAATCATATCATATTTTCTTTTTGCGAAAAAGATTCCCAGGACAAGTGGTTAAAATCATCCGGTAAACCGGACAAAAAAATCCCCTCTCAGTCCATATGGCGGCGTGCTTTGAACACTTTCAGCCCCGCGCGCGCGAGCGGATTTTTCGCCATCTTCCAGAGCATTTTTTTCTTTTCGCCCTCCATACACACGGCATGATAAAATTCATTCGCAAAATCCGGATTTTCAAGGATCACGCGGTTTTTGACGCGTTTCCTTTGCACTTCGCGGTAAAATTCCAGCCATACCACGCGATTTTCGCGCACGCCCTCCTCATGCAGCGACAAAAACGAGTTCCCGCCGTGCAGACGGTAAAGGTAGGACGTCTGATCGGTATACGCCGGTTCGTCGTATAGGCACGCGCGCAGGAAAAAATCGTAATCGTGCACGTATTTATAATTTTTAAAGCCTCCAACCGCATCATAGAGTTTGCGCTCAAAAAGCAGGTTCCCTGTGGAAATACCTACGTTTTCCGCTACGGCGCTAAGCGCAACGAACCGTTTGCCCGCGATTTTATCCTGTATTTTTTCGAATGCCGCCGCTTGCCCGTTTGTAAGGCGCCGCCCGTCCGCGCCGATGCAGCGCACCTTGGAAAAGCCCCACGCGCTGCCTTTGTCCCGCATGGCCTGTATCATTACCGTAAAGCGGTTTTCTTCAAACAGATCGTCGGCATTGAGGATCGCGATATACTCTCCGGACGACGCCGCGACGCCCGCGTTGATCGTGGCGTGCGCGCCCATATTGCGCTCGTTTTGCGATACGACGACACGGCCGGAAAACCGCTGCCGGAGAGCGTCATCTTTGGTCACTTTTAGGATCTCCCGCAAGCTGCCGTCCTTTGAGCAGTCGTCGATTACCACCAGTTCGATATTCCAATATGACTGCGCGACAACACTGCCGATCGCCTGCCGGATATATTTTTCGTAGTTATAGGATGGGATGACAACGGAAATCAACGGCTCCATATCAAAGTTCTTTTAAATAACGCGCGATCGCGTCCTTATAGTCCGGTAAAAGCGCGAAGCCGCCGTCAATAAGCGTCTGTTTGGAAAGCCTCGAATTTTT comes from Christensenellaceae bacterium and encodes:
- a CDS encoding MATE family efflux transporter, translated to MERIKLNKLKANKSLLRWFLSLAIPVGLQNLLTYSVALMDSIMVGSLGEVQLSAVTIANQTFFLLMICIYGLATGASVLISQYWGEKDTRTIAKVFGIVLRLSLIAGVVATISVMAAPYQVMAMYTNEQQVIEYGAQYLPLVGLSYLPYAFTNTYLTCVRSVERVKIAVVTYSISFVVNVFFNYVFIFGKFGAPAMGVAGAAMGTVMARLSELVIVLIYARKETRVKLSLKCLVQNDKALWKDYLRYALPVFINEMAWSIGMSVQTSVLGHMGVTAVTTVGIISTVMRIMTIFVYGSASATLVIVGKYIGEQQYDTARKSANVLVWANIVIAGISAAALLLLKNVFMGFYTLTPETYAALDATMYVAAFIVIMQAIGLSCVVGVFRGGGDTMFCMVLDIITMWALALPLGALGGFVWHLSIPVVFLFLRFDEVVKVFICLWRLKSGKWLNNVTRANPDTLLDC
- a CDS encoding MBL fold metallo-hydrolase, encoding MLIEWIGHSCFYITTKDGKTIMIDPYDNTIGLKVPEKTSDILLITHDHFDHYNHEYVDGLKHGYTLIKEAGDYIACGIKIKGIDLFHDEQEGKLRGKTLAFLIEADGMRLLHMGDVGAMPPDSFFETVGKIDILMIPIGGTYTVDAKGALNIMDRIHANITIPMHYLTPGLKLDIAGSHDFLARASSREYDVSRIGGGLFDITSDNLKKRNRIVVMECTHCP
- a CDS encoding cytochrome c551, whose amino-acid sequence is MADKTLICKDCGAEFVFTEGEQEFFKEKGFDNEPVRCPACRKARKQQRNNFRRDYED